One Chitinophaga sp. H8 DNA window includes the following coding sequences:
- a CDS encoding sensor histidine kinase — MKDSRIRILYIDDEVHNLNAFKASFRRSYEIYTANSAQEGKLLLKEIMVHIIIADQKMPVATGVDFFNEIKETLPDPIRILLTGYTDVEDIIDAINKGHIFSYIKKPWDENELHRTINNAYEIYRTRKQLKEKIEELEKTNDELNRFIYSTSHDLRSPLMSVLGIINLTRLDNSVVDPNNYVGMIESCILKLDGFIQKIIEYYRNSRLDVEYEKIDFNNLLNDCIIAFQPQDTSIQFQMNVDQAFDFKGDTFRISVILNNLISNAVKYQKPDESNPLVDLSVKVEPHKATIWIKDNGIGILSEHLNNIFKMFFRSKNNNKPGSGIGLYIVKEALNKIGGTINVESKYGEGTQFEITIPNRNEFDT, encoded by the coding sequence ATGAAAGATAGCCGTATCAGAATACTCTATATTGATGATGAAGTTCATAACCTCAATGCCTTTAAAGCAAGTTTCAGAAGAAGTTATGAAATTTATACTGCTAACTCCGCGCAGGAAGGGAAACTGTTATTGAAAGAAATAATGGTGCACATCATCATTGCGGACCAGAAAATGCCTGTGGCCACAGGGGTCGACTTCTTTAATGAAATAAAGGAAACCCTCCCGGACCCTATCAGGATTCTCCTTACGGGGTATACCGATGTGGAAGATATTATTGATGCCATCAACAAAGGGCATATATTTTCCTATATCAAAAAACCCTGGGATGAAAATGAACTGCACAGAACAATCAATAATGCCTACGAAATATACCGTACCCGTAAGCAGCTAAAGGAAAAAATAGAAGAACTCGAAAAAACCAATGATGAACTAAACCGGTTTATCTACTCTACCTCTCATGATCTGCGCTCTCCATTAATGTCTGTTCTGGGCATCATCAACCTGACCAGGCTGGATAATTCCGTTGTGGATCCTAACAATTATGTGGGTATGATAGAATCCTGCATCCTGAAACTGGATGGTTTTATTCAAAAGATCATTGAATACTACCGGAATTCCAGGCTGGATGTAGAATATGAGAAAATCGACTTTAATAACCTGCTGAACGACTGTATTATTGCATTCCAGCCTCAGGATACTTCTATTCAGTTCCAGATGAACGTAGACCAGGCATTTGACTTTAAAGGAGATACCTTCAGGATCAGCGTGATCCTGAATAACCTGATCTCCAATGCTGTCAAATACCAGAAACCGGATGAATCCAATCCGCTGGTAGACCTATCGGTAAAAGTAGAACCCCACAAGGCTACAATATGGATTAAAGACAATGGCATCGGCATTTTGAGTGAGCACCTGAACAACATTTTCAAAATGTTTTTCCGCTCCAAAAACAATAATAAACCTGGTAGTGGTATTGGTCTGTACATTGTAAAAGAAGCATTAAACAAAATTGGTGGTACAATTAATGTAGAATCCAAGTACGGAGAAGGCACACAATTTGAAATTACCATCCCAAACAGAAATGAATTCGATACCTGA